The genomic window AAAGCTGAGATATATTTGTCATCATCTGTAAATTGGAAGTTCCAATACACTTGCGGTGCATAGAATTCCCATGCTTCATTACACTTTCCTGAGAGTAAAGCAATTAGAATAAACTTTAGTCCTAGGAACAAAGttaattttttgcattttaaaatttgggCTATTCCCTGACAATCTACATAATGTAAATTTGATTGCTAAACATTGTCACTTGAACAAAAACGCTATTTTAAAACTATTGATTTTTGATTAAAAACCATAATAAACAGAGCTAAAAAAATCACACTAACAAAATAAACTAAATATGAAAAGTTGCATTGAAAGGGCATGTTACATTATTCTTAAAAGGACCGTGTAGAAACATTCCAATGGCAGTGTTGTCAAAGTAAAACAAATTACATTAAGAAGACCCCACAGCCTGGTCACAGTCAGGACCTTACCTGTAACTCTGGCTGGTTGGGGTTTTTACTCGTGTACTACATGGCTCACTTACATCAGACATCATATTTGTATACCCTGAGAAATCTGACACTGAAGTCCTTACTCTATGGTCCACTTCTCCATTAGAGTTAGTGATAAAAGTCATTGGCACCCTGCTGCCCGACTTGAACTGAGAACCAAACGCTTGTGCAAAGTTCTCGATCTGGTAGGTTGCTCTAGGCTCTATGTCCTTCTGAGGATCTATCTGGCTGGTTAACTCCTGAGACGGGATCTGAAAGCTTGTTGAGGATTCTAAGTTTTTCTGTTCCTTCTGGCCAGTCAGTTTCTGAGATGTTGACTGGTAGTTTGATGAAGTCTCTAAGTTTTTCTGCGGATCGATGAGATCATCCAGCTCTTGAGAAGGAGTCAACTGTTGATGCGAAGCCTCCAAAGCAGACAAGTAAAAGCCTGGCTGAGAGCCAAGCAACATCCCAAATGGAGGTTTTGGCAACGCAGTTGGCAATACTGAGGTAACGGATTGGCTGAAGCCACACTCAAGGGGAGATGTAGTGTATATCTGTTTGTCTGGAAACAGAGTGTGGTTATGGAGAGTTGAAGACAAGCTAACAAACTGGAAACTGGGtccaaaagcaaaaccagtgcTGTTGGTTGTTCTTTCAAAGGCTTGTTGGAGGTATTTTGAGTATTCTTGCAACATGCTTGCCTTATCGTTTGAAACTGTTTGAGAGTTAGGGCTCAAGTTTTCTTCCTGAACCATGTCTGAATGTTCTCCTGAGGTGTGCAAGTCCACACGCTGTTCAGTTATACTGAAAGGATCTTCTTTCTGGCCTTCTGATTTGTGAGAGTACTGGTCCAAAAGGCTCTGTAAGACTTCATCAGGAATACCAGACTTGTCGTGGCAAGactttatttcattatttaaagaTGCTGAATCAATAAGAGATAAAGGAGCTTCGTTATCCATAACGCTAACACCTGGAGACTGGATGACGGACTGCTGGGAAGTCATGTGTCCGACATTAAGTGAAAAGGCACTGTTACTGCTTGCAGTTTGTAAGTatcttcttttctttgaaaactgCATGGCATCATCATAATTGCTACTTATCTGACCCGGTTTACCACCTGTACTTTGGAGAAGGCCAATAGATTCTACACCGGTATTGGCTACTAGGCCTAGAGAGCCACTCTGTTTCCCAGACAGTGGTTTTTGCCCCAAAATATCTGGCAGTGGTGATACAAAATTAAGGTAATTTTTGTCTCCTTGTTTTCTGCTCGCTTTTTTCAACACCAATTTTGGCACCTTTTTCTGAAGTTCTTCTACGCCTGTGCCAACTAGACCACCACTGGAAGACACAATTGGAATATCAACTGCATAACTTGGCATGGCCACATTACTTGTAACTTGAGATTCAGCGATTTTGCTGCTACACTTGCTTCCTTTGTTTTCAGTGgatgtattttttgttttactttttctcCTTGAGGAACTTGTATTTCCCTGAGACAATGCAGCCAAGCTACCCATGCTATTCGATGATCCGGGCTCCATTCCGGCCCCTGCTTTACCTATGGCTTCACCACATGTTCTTCTGTGCTTTAACAGTCTATCAGTCCTTGAAAAATACTGCTGACAAGTGTCACATTTGTATGGCTTTTCTCCACTATGCGTCCTCTTGTGTCTTTCCATGTGGTACTTCTGGATGAACTTCATACTACACTGGTCACACCCAAAAGGCTTCTCCCTACTGTGGATCTTCTCGTGTCTCTGCAGCAAGTACTTCTGGATGAAGCCCATGCTGCACTGGCTGCACTGGAAaggcctctccccggtgtggatgaGCACGTGCCTGCGCAAGTGATAGGAGCTCCTGaaggcagcactgcagtgttCGCAGACGTGAGGTTTCTGGCTGGGGGACGCGACGGCACCTTCCCCATCTCCCACCAGGGGGGGTTTGGATGAAGCGCTCGGCTTCCGCTTGGCTTTGATTCCCTGAGTTTCTGGCTTTGGCCTCTTTGCCTTCTTGACCTGGGCGTCGTGCTTTGGCTCACCCGCGCTCCCTGGAGCGCCCTCGCCTCTACCGGTCAGCAGCAGGTCTCGGTGGGGATGCTGGTGCAGGTGGTGAAGAAGGCTGAGGTCCTGGATCACGCTCTGGCCGGTTCCTTCGCCGCTGCCCAGGCCGGGGGGTCTCTCCTCGGCCGCTCCCCCGAAAAGCCCCCCGTAGTGGTGATGGTGCTGCgactgctgctcctcctcctgctcgcTGGGCTTCTCTTGCTTGATGCTCACCAGGGACTGCAGGAAGCCCCAGGGGCTCCTCTGCGAGGAGGGCGCGGAGGGGAAAGCCCCCGCCGGCTCCTTCTTGAAAGTCACGTCCTGCGGGGGCGGAGGCGCCGGGGGCTCGCCCGCCGCCGTGGaggaagcggcggcggcggcggccggagGTAACACGCACTGCGGGGGGTGCTGGGCCGCCGCGGGGGGCGCGGCCGCCCGGGCGAAGCTGGTGACCGGGGGCAGGCGGTGGTTGAACATCACCATGCCGGGGGGGAACGTCGGCTCCATGGCCGCCGCCCTCTTGCCGCCGCCGAGGAAGCCGCTGCCGAGTTTCATCCCCCGGGAAGGCGGGCCGGAGAGGAGGCGCGGCCCAGAGGGGCTGCGGgacccgccgcccgcccgcccgccagCCGGCCGGACCGCGCCGGCTCAGCGGGCGGCTCCCTCGGCggcccggcagccgccgcccggGCGCATCGCCGCctcccgccccgcgcccgcggcggccccggcccggctgcACTTAcggctcccgccgccgccgccagtTACAAATATCGCCGCGTCCGCTCCACAATGGAATTAgcagcgcccgccccgccgcacATGCGCGCCGCGCGGCACGCTGGGAGCCTCGGCCGCACGGGCCGCGGGCGCGCAggcgcggcgcggggggcgCGGGATGGGCGCTGCCcagagcggggccgggccgggccgggcggcaccGCCGGGACGCGCTCCGGGAGCCGCGGGATCCCTGCGGGCAGAACCGGGCGCGGCCTCCGCCCCCGGCGCGGCCCGGATAACGGGACCGGGCAGCGCCGCTCGCCCGCGGCGGGACGGGAGCAGAGCGCAGGTGCTGCCCCGCAACGCGCGGCAGGGCCGGTCCCGGGCCGTGCCAAGCCCCAAACGCGGGCAGCGGCTGCG from Agelaius phoeniceus isolate bAgePho1 chromosome 8, bAgePho1.hap1, whole genome shotgun sequence includes these protein-coding regions:
- the ZNF281 gene encoding zinc finger protein 281, producing MKLGSGFLGGGKRAAAMEPTFPPGMVMFNHRLPPVTSFARAAAPPAAAQHPPQCVLPPAAAAAASSTAAGEPPAPPPPQDVTFKKEPAGAFPSAPSSQRSPWGFLQSLVSIKQEKPSEQEEEQQSQHHHHYGGLFGGAAEERPPGLGSGEGTGQSVIQDLSLLHHLHQHPHRDLLLTGRGEGAPGSAGEPKHDAQVKKAKRPKPETQGIKAKRKPSASSKPPLVGDGEGAVASPSQKPHVCEHCSAAFRSSYHLRRHVLIHTGERPFQCSQCSMGFIQKYLLQRHEKIHSREKPFGCDQCSMKFIQKYHMERHKRTHSGEKPYKCDTCQQYFSRTDRLLKHRRTCGEAIGKAGAGMEPGSSNSMGSLAALSQGNTSSSRRKSKTKNTSTENKGSKCSSKIAESQVTSNVAMPSYAVDIPIVSSSGGLVGTGVEELQKKVPKLVLKKASRKQGDKNYLNFVSPLPDILGQKPLSGKQSGSLGLVANTGVESIGLLQSTGGKPGQISSNYDDAMQFSKKRRYLQTASSNSAFSLNVGHMTSQQSVIQSPGVSVMDNEAPLSLIDSASLNNEIKSCHDKSGIPDEVLQSLLDQYSHKSEGQKEDPFSITEQRVDLHTSGEHSDMVQEENLSPNSQTVSNDKASMLQEYSKYLQQAFERTTNSTGFAFGPSFQFVSLSSTLHNHTLFPDKQIYTTSPLECGFSQSVTSVLPTALPKPPFGMLLGSQPGFYLSALEASHQQLTPSQELDDLIDPQKNLETSSNYQSTSQKLTGQKEQKNLESSTSFQIPSQELTSQIDPQKDIEPRATYQIENFAQAFGSQFKSGSRVPMTFITNSNGEVDHRVRTSVSDFSGYTNMMSDVSEPCSTRVKTPTSQSYR